The Faecalibacter bovis genome includes the window TTGTATAACAGACTTTTGATTATAAATACTTAGGTTTTAAATTATTGTAATTGATCCGATGTATATTGAATTTGATGCATACAAATCTTCATTATTTACGAATGCAATCCAAACGTGCATGTCTTTATTTTGATATCTTGGTAAAAGGGTTAATTGTATTGTTTCATCAATACGTTTCGTAGTGGTTTTATAAAATACTGTTTGTGCATCTAATTGCTCATCTTCAGCTAAAAGAACAACCAAATAATCATCTTCATCAGATGTACCTGCTGTATTATTTTCCCAATCTATTTGTAAGGTGTAAGGATTTGGTGAACTAATAGCTGTTGGTTGTGGGCTAACCCCTATGCCTTTTGAGAAATGCATTCTGTCATAATGGGGAATAAGAGTTAAATTATTCATATCACATTCTATTGAATTTAAAATATTCCCCATTGCATTATTATAAGGAGATTTTAAACCTACTTTATGGCCATAGAATTTTTTAGCATATTCGCGGTAACTTCTCATGAATTCAACTACTTTGTTGAAACGATCTTTAACTAATAGCTGTTTAGATGTAGGAGGTTTTGAAGATTTTTTTGGTCGAATACGTGAAATTTCAATGCCGTTGACATTTGCTACAACAATGCGCCCTGTACGCCCTGATGTTCCTGAAATAATACTGTCGTTAATTTTTCCCATACTATATATTTTTGTTGTTAAATAATTGATTTACTCTAAATTATTAACTAAAACTAAATATTTAAGGAAATTGGATTTATACCTACATCGTTGAGTGTACTAAAACTTAATTAATAAATTTTGTACAAGATTCGACAGAAATATACAAGTCTGGCTTTTGGGTAGCTCTTTTCTGTATATTAACGTAGAGTTTCTGGCTCTTTTGTTCGAGGTTTGTTCGTGTTAAATGGTGTATTAGGGTATTAAAAAAAGAGCTATTAAGCTCTTTTTTCTATTTTTAATGAAGTAATTGATTGATGATTACTTTGTAAATTTCGTGTTTGAAATAGATGTTTCGACCGAAAAAATTATATGCTTTAATTATTTTCTTTTCTCGATAGTTGAACAATGTTGATCGACTAATTTTAAGTAGTTCTAATACTTCCCTTTCTTCCATTAGTACTAAATCCATCGAATGGACATCTAGATTTTCTAATGCTAATTTAATCTTATCTATTTCAACAATAATTTGCTGAAATGTTTTCATCGTGTTGTGATGTGGATTCTTTTCCATTCCGTTTAAATTAAAGTTAGTCTTTAAAATTTACGAAAAATTATTCACATCTTTTTGATTATCAGTTATTTATTTTTTTTTATTTAAAATAATCGATTCTTGATGAGGTTAAAATTATTAATTTTGGGGTGGATTAAATTTAATTACTTTACCAGGATTAAAAACAATTCAGGTATAAAAGATAAATTATTTAATTATTAAATCTAAAATTTCTTTAAGATTATTAATATAATTCTGTGGTAAATATTGAACTGGCAAATTATTATCCTGCTTATGGATGTTTACTCCATTATCCAATAAACAAATTGTAGTCCATCCTAATTTATTAGGAGTTATAAAATCTTTTTTAGTATTATCACCAATATAAAAAAATTCGTAAATTCCTTCTGTTACAAATGCTTTATAATTATTTTCATTTGGCTTAGTAGACCCAAATTCTTCAGAAATAATAATTTTATCAAAAT containing:
- a CDS encoding helix-turn-helix domain-containing protein; its protein translation is MEKNPHHNTMKTFQQIIVEIDKIKLALENLDVHSMDLVLMEEREVLELLKISRSTLFNYREKKIIKAYNFFGRNIYFKHEIYKVIINQLLH
- a CDS encoding DUF6266 family protein; translated protein: MGKINDSIISGTSGRTGRIVVANVNGIEISRIRPKKSSKPPTSKQLLVKDRFNKVVEFMRSYREYAKKFYGHKVGLKSPYNNAMGNILNSIECDMNNLTLIPHYDRMHFSKGIGVSPQPTAISSPNPYTLQIDWENNTAGTSDEDDYLVVLLAEDEQLDAQTVFYKTTTKRIDETIQLTLLPRYQNKDMHVWIAFVNNEDLYASNSIYIGSITII